A single genomic interval of Mycolicibacterium sp. MU0053 harbors:
- a CDS encoding class I adenylate-forming enzyme family protein, whose translation MPEPARTMDSVLRHWSAAAPEKAAVVDPEARLSYRDLDLSSARLAAGLITAGVSKGTRVGLLLPNGVAWIQLACALTRIGAVLVPLSTLLRPRELAAQLRTAAVQHLITTVEFRGRRYLDELGTPDRSELPALQRIWDHREAFELDAPRLPPGFVEALSATVRPADLLTVIFTSGSSGAPKGIQHSHGNSFDAVRSGLAARCVRADTRLYLPMPFFWVGGFSGGVMTALAAGATLVTEAIPTPETTLPLLSRERVTLFRGWPDQAEALARQVDAVGADLSSLQPGSLEALLPPPLRGAPGARAKLFGMTESFGPYCGYPADTDMPAAAWGSCGKPFPGMTVRIADPETGAPVPTGTVGVIELRGPHLMRGICRRPDREVFTADGYYPTGDLGHLDADGFLFYHGRCDDMFKVSGATVYPSEVESVLRALPGVQGAFVTNVSGAQGDQVAALVVGDPATVSEAELRAGARERLSAFKVPARWLLTDDADAVPRGATGKVDVARLRTLFGPPQG comes from the coding sequence ATGCCTGAGCCGGCGCGGACCATGGACTCGGTGCTGCGACACTGGTCGGCCGCCGCCCCCGAAAAGGCAGCCGTCGTCGACCCCGAGGCCCGGCTGAGCTATCGCGACCTGGACCTCAGCAGCGCCCGATTGGCGGCCGGTCTCATCACGGCCGGGGTGAGCAAAGGCACCCGAGTGGGGCTGCTGTTGCCCAACGGCGTCGCCTGGATTCAGCTCGCGTGCGCCCTGACCCGCATCGGGGCGGTGCTGGTCCCGCTGAGCACCCTGCTGCGACCGCGCGAACTGGCTGCTCAACTGCGTACCGCCGCGGTGCAGCACCTGATCACCACGGTGGAGTTCCGCGGGCGGCGCTACCTGGACGAACTGGGTACCCCGGACCGCTCCGAGTTGCCTGCCCTGCAGCGGATCTGGGACCACCGAGAGGCGTTCGAGCTGGACGCGCCGCGGTTACCGCCCGGGTTCGTCGAGGCGCTGAGCGCAACCGTTCGCCCCGCCGACCTGCTGACCGTCATCTTCACCTCCGGCAGCAGCGGAGCCCCGAAAGGGATCCAACACAGTCACGGCAACTCGTTCGATGCCGTGCGCTCCGGCTTGGCGGCGCGTTGCGTCCGCGCGGACACCCGGCTGTATCTGCCGATGCCGTTCTTCTGGGTCGGCGGTTTCAGCGGTGGTGTGATGACCGCGCTGGCCGCCGGTGCCACCCTGGTCACCGAGGCGATCCCCACCCCCGAGACGACGCTGCCGTTGCTGTCCCGGGAACGCGTCACGCTGTTCCGGGGCTGGCCCGATCAAGCCGAAGCGCTTGCACGCCAGGTCGACGCGGTGGGCGCGGACCTCTCCAGCCTGCAACCGGGCAGCCTGGAGGCGCTGCTCCCGCCGCCGCTGCGGGGTGCTCCCGGCGCGCGAGCGAAGCTGTTCGGCATGACCGAGTCGTTCGGCCCGTACTGCGGGTATCCGGCCGATACCGATATGCCGGCTGCGGCCTGGGGAAGCTGCGGAAAACCGTTCCCGGGGATGACCGTTCGCATCGCGGACCCCGAGACCGGCGCACCTGTGCCGACCGGGACCGTAGGCGTCATCGAACTACGCGGGCCCCATCTGATGCGCGGGATCTGCCGGCGCCCGGACCGGGAGGTGTTCACCGCCGACGGCTACTACCCGACCGGCGACCTCGGGCACCTCGACGCCGACGGCTTCCTGTTCTATCACGGTCGCTGCGACGACATGTTCAAGGTCAGCGGCGCCACGGTGTACCCGAGCGAGGTGGAGTCGGTGCTGCGCGCCCTGCCCGGCGTGCAGGGCGCGTTCGTGACGAATGTATCTGGGGCTCAGGGTGATCAGGTCGCCGCGTTGGTGGTCGGCGACCCCGCGACAGTGTCCGAAGCCGAGCTACGGGCGGGTGCGCGGGAGCGGTTGAGCGCGTTCAAGGTTCCGGCGCGGTGGCTGCTGACCGACGATGCCGATGCCGTGCCCCGCGGTGCCACCGGGAAGGTCGACGTCGCGCGGTTGCGCACGCTGTTCGGGCCGCCGCAGGGATAG
- a CDS encoding class I adenylate-forming enzyme family protein yields the protein MAADGLTVAGVLDRQHRRGDQPLLVCDHERLTYAAAEHRSAELARGLLALGVGKGTHVGLWYPNGAQFVVATLAAARIGAVVVPFSTFLTATELRDQLVRSDVTVLLAATAYRNHDYRQRVGAALGVDVNEFDGTAALFTTAAPVLRHILFDTDALARRGAATDPALLAATEADVAAADVLAIVYTSGSTGRPKGAVHTHGALLEHQANLNAIRGLTASDILFSNSPFCWIGGFAFSLLSTFIAGATLVCSNATDAAVTLDLLEAEKPTVGNGFAAGIAHLSRHPSFTERDLSSLRRGNLYPLMPVDVRPADPELRHNMLGMTETGSVALIDRDDTDQPESRRGSFGRLAPGFEAQVIDSELWLRGPYLMQRYYGLAREDCFDAHGWFHTGDLVRVDADGFFYFLGRAGSMIKTAGANVAPPEVEAALTRVLADRGVAGVHVFGLPDPVRGQIVAAVIALEDPSAFDPAATSEALRATLSAYKIPKRFAACRPAEVPVLSSGKIDIAGLAGLFDA from the coding sequence ATGGCGGCTGACGGCCTGACCGTTGCGGGCGTGCTCGACCGCCAACACCGTCGAGGCGATCAACCGCTGCTGGTGTGCGATCACGAACGGCTCACGTACGCCGCCGCCGAACACCGTTCGGCCGAACTCGCCCGCGGGTTGCTGGCCCTGGGCGTCGGCAAGGGCACCCACGTCGGGCTGTGGTATCCCAACGGTGCCCAGTTCGTCGTCGCGACGCTGGCCGCCGCCCGGATCGGCGCGGTGGTGGTGCCGTTCTCCACCTTCCTCACCGCGACCGAACTGCGGGATCAACTGGTGCGCAGCGATGTGACGGTCCTGTTGGCCGCCACTGCTTACCGCAACCACGACTACCGGCAGCGGGTCGGCGCGGCCCTCGGTGTCGACGTGAACGAATTCGACGGGACCGCAGCGCTGTTCACCACCGCCGCACCAGTGTTGCGGCACATCCTGTTCGACACCGATGCGCTGGCGCGCCGCGGCGCGGCGACGGATCCCGCGCTGCTGGCGGCCACCGAAGCCGACGTGGCGGCCGCCGACGTCTTGGCGATCGTCTACACCTCGGGGTCCACCGGCCGGCCCAAGGGCGCGGTCCATACCCACGGCGCATTGCTGGAACATCAGGCCAATCTCAACGCGATCCGCGGCCTGACCGCATCCGACATCCTGTTCTCCAACTCGCCGTTCTGCTGGATCGGCGGGTTCGCGTTCAGCCTGCTGTCGACGTTCATCGCCGGCGCCACCCTGGTGTGTTCCAACGCCACCGACGCCGCAGTGACGCTGGACCTGCTGGAGGCCGAGAAACCCACCGTCGGCAACGGTTTCGCGGCGGGCATCGCCCACCTCTCCAGGCATCCGAGCTTCACCGAGCGGGATCTGTCGTCGTTGCGGCGCGGCAACCTCTACCCGCTGATGCCCGTCGATGTCCGCCCCGCCGACCCCGAACTCCGGCACAACATGCTGGGCATGACCGAGACCGGCAGCGTCGCGCTGATCGACCGCGACGACACCGACCAACCCGAGTCCCGCCGTGGCTCCTTCGGCCGGCTCGCGCCCGGATTCGAGGCCCAGGTGATCGACTCCGAATTGTGGCTGCGCGGGCCGTATCTGATGCAGCGCTACTACGGGCTGGCCCGCGAGGACTGCTTCGACGCCCACGGCTGGTTCCACACCGGGGACCTGGTGCGCGTCGATGCCGACGGATTCTTCTACTTCCTCGGCCGCGCCGGGTCGATGATCAAGACGGCCGGCGCCAACGTCGCCCCACCGGAGGTCGAGGCGGCGCTGACCCGGGTCCTCGCGGACCGCGGCGTTGCCGGAGTGCATGTTTTCGGCCTGCCGGATCCGGTGCGCGGTCAGATCGTCGCGGCGGTGATCGCACTCGAGGACCCGTCGGCATTCGATCCGGCGGCCACATCCGAGGCGCTGCGCGCGACGCTGTCGGCCTACAAAATTCCCAAGCGCTTTGCCGCCTGCCGACCCGCCGAGGTTCCGGTGCTGTCCAGCGGCAAGATCGACATCGCCGGGCTGGCAGGTCTTTTCGATGCCTGA
- a CDS encoding class I adenylate-forming enzyme family protein → MTHPLSRRIQHVLALDPGARAIEFDGQWLSWGQLSALSRRIADLITRDDAAGPTRVGILLRNRPVHVAALLGVLSAGGTVVVVNPARGDQRTRADLAALQLPVLIGTAEDIATLGVDSPATTVVTVSDLDTAPQVAPARIVNADVGRPGVAVWMLTSGTTGPPKRVDLTYDMLTHSVIGKDPAHAPAPTELRRGVAIVNSPLVHVGGVFRVLLCIAEARPFVLLPKFDLERWAAAVREHRPRAASLVPAALRMVLHSELTRDDLSSLRAVTSGTAPLSAEDADAFTDKFGVPVLTSYAATEFGGGVASWTLADHRKYWQHKRGSVGRANPGAQLRVVADDGTALPADQPGLLEVKPAQLGPDADWIRTTDLARIDADGFVWILGRSDQAIIRGGFKILPDDVRAALETHPAVRGAVVIGRPDARLGEIPVGLVELRDNAHTDAAELVEFLGSRLARYEIPDVLDIVPALPRTPSGKPDLGAVREHFARVRDGG, encoded by the coding sequence ATGACCCATCCGCTGAGCCGACGCATCCAGCACGTCCTGGCGCTGGACCCAGGCGCACGGGCCATCGAGTTCGACGGCCAGTGGCTGTCCTGGGGACAGCTGTCCGCGTTGTCCCGGCGGATCGCGGACCTCATCACCCGCGACGACGCCGCCGGCCCCACGCGGGTGGGAATCCTGCTGCGCAACCGGCCGGTCCACGTCGCCGCGCTGCTGGGCGTGCTCAGCGCCGGCGGCACCGTCGTCGTCGTCAACCCGGCCCGCGGCGACCAACGCACCCGCGCCGATCTGGCCGCCCTGCAGTTACCGGTGCTGATCGGCACCGCCGAGGACATCGCCACCCTCGGCGTCGACTCCCCCGCCACCACGGTGGTGACGGTCTCGGACCTGGACACCGCACCGCAGGTCGCACCGGCACGCATCGTCAACGCCGACGTCGGCCGTCCCGGCGTGGCGGTGTGGATGCTGACCAGCGGGACCACCGGGCCGCCCAAACGCGTCGACCTGACCTACGACATGCTGACGCACAGCGTGATCGGCAAGGACCCGGCCCACGCGCCCGCGCCGACCGAACTGCGGCGTGGGGTCGCGATCGTCAACTCGCCGCTGGTGCACGTCGGCGGGGTGTTTCGGGTGTTGCTGTGCATCGCCGAGGCCCGCCCGTTCGTGCTGCTGCCCAAGTTCGACCTGGAGCGGTGGGCCGCGGCGGTGCGCGAACACCGGCCGCGGGCCGCCTCGCTGGTGCCGGCCGCCCTGCGGATGGTGCTGCATTCGGAGCTGACCCGCGACGACCTGTCCAGCCTGCGCGCCGTCACCTCCGGCACCGCCCCACTGTCCGCCGAGGACGCCGACGCCTTCACCGACAAGTTCGGCGTCCCAGTGCTGACGTCCTACGCGGCAACCGAATTCGGTGGTGGCGTGGCAAGCTGGACGCTGGCCGATCATCGGAAGTACTGGCAGCACAAGCGCGGCAGCGTCGGCCGCGCGAATCCGGGAGCACAACTGCGGGTCGTCGCCGACGACGGCACCGCCCTGCCCGCCGATCAACCGGGCCTGCTGGAAGTCAAACCAGCACAGCTGGGGCCGGACGCGGACTGGATCCGCACCACCGACCTGGCCCGCATCGACGCCGACGGCTTCGTCTGGATCCTGGGGCGCTCCGATCAGGCCATCATCCGCGGCGGCTTCAAGATTCTGCCCGACGACGTCCGCGCCGCGCTGGAGACCCACCCGGCGGTGCGCGGCGCGGTCGTGATCGGCCGTCCCGACGCCCGGCTCGGTGAAATACCGGTGGGGCTGGTCGAATTGCGCGACAACGCGCACACCGACGCCGCCGAACTCGTCGAGTTTCTGGGATCCCGGCTGGCCCGCTACGAGATTCCCGACGTCCTCGACATCGTCCCGGCACTCCCGCGCACGCCGTCGGGCAAACCCGATCTGGGCGCGGTGCGCGAACATTTCGCCCGGGTTCGCGATGGCGGCTGA
- a CDS encoding enoyl-CoA hydratase/isomerase family protein, whose protein sequence is MSTQPFETLLLEFDRAARVATITLNRPDRLNTFNRTMCEEMQAVWRIVKNDEATNAVVLRAAGTRAFSAGLDIKSDYGQPDNVWSHEDPGELLSPKWQKMWKPVVCAVQGMCTAGALYFVNEADVVICSEDATFFDSHVTAGLVSAIEPIGLMRRVGLADTLRMALMGNDERVSAQTAFQIRLVTEVVPAEDLWSRAHDIAAQIAAKPPSATQGTVKAIWESLDKPYRAALDQGLIYTRLGNPLGKAELAAQDPDVPQAPTRIR, encoded by the coding sequence ATGAGCACGCAACCGTTTGAGACCCTGCTGCTGGAATTCGACCGGGCCGCCCGGGTCGCCACCATCACCCTGAACCGACCCGACCGGCTCAACACGTTCAATCGCACCATGTGCGAGGAGATGCAGGCCGTGTGGCGCATCGTCAAGAACGACGAAGCGACCAACGCGGTGGTGCTGCGCGCGGCCGGCACCCGCGCGTTCAGCGCCGGACTGGACATCAAGTCCGACTACGGGCAGCCCGACAACGTCTGGAGCCACGAGGATCCGGGCGAGTTGCTCAGCCCCAAATGGCAGAAGATGTGGAAGCCGGTCGTCTGTGCGGTGCAGGGCATGTGCACCGCCGGGGCGCTGTACTTCGTCAACGAGGCAGACGTCGTCATCTGCTCCGAGGACGCCACCTTCTTCGATTCCCATGTGACCGCCGGCCTGGTCTCGGCGATCGAGCCCATCGGCTTGATGCGCCGGGTCGGGCTCGCCGACACCCTGCGGATGGCCCTGATGGGCAACGACGAACGAGTCAGCGCACAGACCGCGTTCCAGATTCGGCTGGTGACCGAAGTCGTTCCCGCAGAGGATCTCTGGAGCCGCGCGCACGACATCGCGGCACAGATCGCGGCCAAACCGCCGTCCGCCACCCAGGGCACCGTCAAGGCCATCTGGGAGTCCCTGGACAAGCCCTACCGGGCGGCGCTGGACCAGGGTCTGATCTACACCCGCCTCGGGAACCCGCTGGGCAAGGCCGAACTCGCCGCGCAGGACCCCGACGTGCCCCAGGCCCCGACCCGGATCCGGTGA
- a CDS encoding enoyl-CoA hydratase/isomerase family protein, protein MPTPGEYDTIKYEVDGHKATITLNRPEALNALSPHMVNELRSAYDEAENDDNIWLTIVTGTGRAFCTGADVKEIPEDGRVIYERPYLSTYDQWEAPQEGTPPFRRMAKPVLAAINGLCCGAGLDWVTTGDIVIASDRASFFDPHVSIGLVAARETVRLARTLPRSAALRMALMGKHERMSPQRAYELGMITEIVEHDRLLERAHEIADVVNSNAPLAVRGTRLAILKTLDLPLHEGEILAETFRERVVRTEDAQEGPLAFVEKRTPNWTCR, encoded by the coding sequence ATGCCGACACCAGGTGAATACGACACCATCAAATATGAGGTGGACGGCCACAAGGCCACCATCACCCTGAATCGCCCCGAGGCGCTCAACGCGCTCTCCCCGCACATGGTCAACGAACTGCGGTCGGCCTACGACGAGGCCGAGAACGACGACAACATCTGGCTGACCATCGTCACGGGCACCGGACGGGCGTTCTGCACCGGCGCCGACGTCAAGGAGATCCCCGAGGACGGCCGGGTCATCTACGAGCGCCCCTACCTGTCCACCTACGACCAGTGGGAGGCCCCGCAGGAGGGCACGCCGCCGTTCCGCCGGATGGCCAAGCCCGTGCTCGCGGCCATCAACGGGCTGTGCTGCGGCGCCGGCCTGGACTGGGTCACCACCGGCGACATCGTGATCGCCTCGGACCGGGCGAGCTTCTTCGACCCGCACGTCAGCATCGGTCTGGTGGCCGCCCGGGAGACGGTGCGGCTGGCGCGGACGCTGCCCCGCTCGGCCGCGCTGCGGATGGCGTTGATGGGCAAACACGAGCGGATGAGCCCGCAGCGCGCCTACGAACTCGGCATGATCACCGAGATCGTCGAGCACGATCGGCTGCTGGAACGCGCCCACGAGATCGCCGATGTCGTCAACTCGAATGCGCCGCTGGCGGTGCGCGGCACGCGACTGGCCATCCTCAAGACCCTCGACCTGCCGCTGCACGAGGGCGAGATCCTCGCCGAAACCTTCCGGGAACGCGTCGTGCGCACCGAGGATGCCCAGGAGGGCCCGCTGGCCTTCGTCGAGAAGCGCACCCCGAATTGGACCTGCCGATGA
- a CDS encoding enoyl-CoA hydratase/isomerase family protein: protein MTGTADGGVDDGSVTATRDGAILRITLDRPSRRNSLSRTMIADLVRILTEAATDDALRAIGIRGAGTDFCTGADWVATNTSGQRPRTGDLVRRIPHGAHRVIELITGLHLPVVCTVRGYAVGLGCNLALAADFTVADSEATLWEPFLARGFTPDSGASWLLPRLAGVARARRMLLLGEQVSGATAADWGLIDSAVAGPDLDHVADDLLNRLAAGPTVAIGLAKQSLAYAAHATLPDTMNAELAGLELACRTADFKEGLAAFRDRRTPDFQGR from the coding sequence ATGACCGGCACGGCGGACGGCGGCGTCGACGACGGCAGCGTCACCGCCACGCGCGACGGGGCGATCCTGCGGATCACCCTCGACCGCCCGAGCCGACGTAATTCGTTGAGCCGCACCATGATTGCGGATCTGGTGCGGATCCTCACCGAGGCCGCCACCGACGATGCGCTGCGGGCCATCGGAATCAGGGGAGCCGGCACGGACTTCTGCACCGGCGCCGACTGGGTCGCCACCAACACCTCGGGGCAGCGTCCCCGCACCGGAGATCTGGTGCGGCGCATCCCGCACGGCGCGCACCGGGTGATCGAACTGATCACCGGACTGCACCTGCCGGTGGTGTGCACCGTTCGCGGCTACGCGGTGGGACTCGGCTGCAATTTGGCGCTGGCCGCCGACTTCACCGTCGCCGATTCCGAAGCGACGCTGTGGGAGCCCTTCCTGGCCCGCGGCTTCACCCCGGACTCGGGCGCCAGTTGGCTGCTGCCCCGGCTGGCCGGGGTGGCGCGCGCCAGACGCATGCTGCTACTGGGCGAGCAGGTCAGCGGCGCGACCGCCGCCGACTGGGGTCTGATCGACAGCGCGGTCGCCGGCCCGGACCTGGACCACGTCGCCGACGACCTGCTGAACCGGCTCGCGGCCGGCCCCACCGTTGCCATCGGACTGGCCAAACAATCGCTGGCCTACGCCGCCCATGCGACGCTGCCGGATACCATGAACGCCGAGCTGGCCGGCCTCGAACTCGCCTGCCGCACCGCCGATTTCAAAGAGGGCCTGGCCGCTTTCCGGGACCGACGCACACCGGACTTCCAGGGCCGTTGA
- a CDS encoding enoyl-CoA hydratase/isomerase family protein has product MTTADDRVLFEVDSDNRIATITLNNPAQRNSYDASMRDSLARYLDIVAEDDDLTVVLLRGAEGVFSTGADMNNAYGWYGEKRDEGAAPAKSRPSQRRRLTVDRKSFGFYHNLMGFPKVTVGEINGYALGGGFEMALMMDISVIARDTRIGMPATRFLGPALGSLHLFFHRLGPVLARRMLLTGDIVEAGEVEHLGVFTETCAPESVAARARYWAQKTAKMPADGVVIAKEAFRLVEQSQAYQGEEVASYLFHAYGTNLQFAPGEFNFVKTRAQHGTKEAFRLRDEHFHVPEPE; this is encoded by the coding sequence ATGACGACCGCAGATGACCGGGTGCTTTTCGAGGTGGATTCCGACAACCGCATCGCCACCATCACGCTGAACAATCCCGCGCAGCGCAACTCCTATGACGCGAGCATGCGGGACAGCCTGGCGCGCTACCTCGACATCGTCGCCGAAGACGACGATCTGACGGTGGTGCTGCTGCGCGGCGCCGAGGGCGTCTTCAGCACCGGGGCCGACATGAACAACGCCTACGGCTGGTACGGCGAAAAGCGTGACGAGGGTGCCGCGCCCGCGAAGTCGCGGCCCAGCCAGCGGCGCCGACTTACCGTGGACCGCAAGTCGTTTGGCTTCTACCACAATCTGATGGGTTTCCCGAAGGTGACCGTCGGCGAGATCAACGGCTACGCCTTGGGCGGCGGCTTCGAGATGGCGTTGATGATGGACATCTCGGTGATCGCCCGCGACACCCGGATCGGGATGCCCGCCACCCGGTTTCTGGGTCCGGCGCTGGGCAGCCTGCACCTGTTCTTCCACCGGCTCGGCCCGGTGCTGGCCCGCCGCATGCTGCTCACCGGCGACATCGTCGAGGCCGGCGAGGTCGAGCACCTGGGGGTCTTCACCGAGACCTGCGCGCCGGAATCGGTTGCCGCGCGCGCCCGGTATTGGGCGCAGAAGACGGCGAAGATGCCCGCGGACGGTGTGGTCATCGCCAAGGAGGCCTTCCGGCTCGTCGAGCAGAGCCAGGCGTATCAGGGGGAAGAGGTGGCCAGCTACCTGTTCCACGCCTATGGAACGAATCTGCAGTTTGCGCCCGGCGAGTTCAACTTCGTGAAGACCCGCGCCCAGCACGGGACCAAGGAGGCCTTCCGGCTGCGCGACGAGCATTTTCACGTGCCCGAGCCGGAGTAG
- a CDS encoding TetR/AcrR family transcriptional regulator, whose product MEVPVVAKQATADKRPRRERGSINPDDIIKGAFELAEQVGIDNLSMPLLGKHLGVGVTSIYWYFRKKDELLNAMTDRALRQYVFATPYVEAKDWRETLRNHAWTMRKTFLGNPILCDLILIRSALSPRAAQLGVLEVEKAIASLVEAGLSPEDAFDTYSAMSVHVRGSVVLRRLHEKTAAADDGGVSLEDSMVVDPENTPLLAQVSDAGHHIIAADDTNFEYTLNCILDHAERKITTGGAAKSPKRSEKSGSPRTGKTAT is encoded by the coding sequence ATGGAGGTGCCCGTCGTGGCAAAGCAGGCGACCGCGGACAAGCGGCCACGGCGCGAGCGCGGCTCCATCAACCCCGACGACATCATCAAGGGCGCCTTCGAACTCGCCGAACAGGTCGGCATCGACAACCTGAGCATGCCGCTGCTGGGCAAGCATTTGGGCGTCGGCGTGACGAGCATCTACTGGTACTTCCGCAAGAAGGACGAACTGCTCAACGCGATGACCGACCGGGCGTTGCGCCAGTACGTCTTCGCCACGCCCTATGTCGAGGCCAAGGACTGGCGCGAGACTCTGCGCAATCACGCCTGGACCATGCGGAAGACGTTTCTGGGCAACCCGATCCTGTGTGATCTGATCCTGATCCGCTCGGCGCTGAGCCCGCGGGCCGCCCAACTCGGCGTGCTCGAAGTCGAGAAGGCCATCGCCAGCCTGGTGGAGGCCGGCTTGTCCCCCGAGGATGCCTTCGACACCTACTCCGCGATGTCGGTGCACGTGCGCGGCTCGGTGGTGCTGCGCCGGCTGCATGAGAAGACGGCCGCCGCCGACGACGGTGGGGTCTCCTTGGAAGACAGCATGGTGGTGGACCCGGAGAACACGCCGCTGCTGGCCCAGGTCAGCGACGCCGGCCACCACATCATCGCCGCCGACGACACCAACTTCGAATACACGCTGAACTGCATCCTCGATCACGCCGAACGCAAAATCACCACCGGCGGTGCCGCCAAGTCCCCGAAGCGCTCCGAGAAGTCCGGCTCCCCCCGCACCGGCAAAACCGCGACCTGA
- a CDS encoding SDR family NAD(P)-dependent oxidoreductase, with amino-acid sequence MDLGLQDAKSVVVGGSRGMGRAAAQCLADDGARVAIVARSRSQLDDVIDDLARRGSPDPVGLVADVTDAAQIEAAFAEVSRRWDGELNILVNAVGPSVRGGFADLADDQWQQAIDVGAMSMVRCVRAALPLLRAADWARIVSFSASSTKRQGESLVAYTAAKSMVTSVSKNLSLSLAPDEILVNVISPGSVASEGLRGWAKTVGVDGDDPYQLMAAITEHFGHPAHLPRTGLPEEIGPVVAFLASRRNSYMTGANINVDGGTDFT; translated from the coding sequence ATGGATCTCGGTCTCCAAGATGCCAAGTCTGTCGTGGTCGGAGGCAGTCGGGGGATGGGGCGCGCGGCTGCCCAGTGTCTGGCCGACGACGGCGCCCGGGTGGCCATCGTCGCGCGATCGCGATCGCAACTCGATGACGTGATCGACGACCTGGCCCGCCGGGGCAGCCCCGATCCGGTCGGGCTGGTTGCCGACGTCACCGACGCCGCGCAGATCGAGGCGGCCTTCGCCGAGGTGTCGCGGCGCTGGGACGGCGAGTTGAACATCCTCGTCAACGCGGTGGGCCCGAGTGTGCGCGGCGGCTTCGCGGACCTGGCCGACGATCAGTGGCAGCAGGCCATCGACGTCGGCGCCATGTCGATGGTGCGGTGCGTGCGCGCCGCACTGCCGCTGCTGCGCGCCGCCGACTGGGCCCGGATCGTGAGCTTCTCGGCGAGTTCGACCAAGCGGCAGGGCGAATCGCTGGTGGCCTACACGGCGGCGAAGTCGATGGTGACCAGTGTCTCCAAGAACCTGTCGCTGTCGCTGGCGCCCGATGAGATTCTGGTGAACGTGATCTCGCCCGGCAGCGTGGCCTCCGAAGGGTTGCGCGGCTGGGCCAAGACGGTCGGCGTCGACGGCGACGACCCGTATCAACTGATGGCGGCGATCACCGAGCATTTCGGCCATCCGGCCCACCTGCCGCGCACGGGTCTGCCCGAGGAGATCGGGCCGGTGGTGGCGTTCTTGGCCTCGCGGCGCAACTCCTACATGACCGGGGCCAACATCAACGTCGACGGCGGCACCGACTTCACCTGA
- a CDS encoding enoyl-CoA hydratase yields MSVADGVSASEALEQSTAEPASPPAVLYEVRDSGVAVLTFNRPERMNAWGGALAAGFYSYIERAEADPRVRVIVMTGTGRAFCAGADMGGLDTISATTVDSASKTDVSALVAGKHPYFLTQVSKPVIAAINGAVAGMGLSQALMADVRFAAAGAKFTTSFARRGLIAEYGISWILPRLVGWGTAVDLLISGRTFLAEEAADLGLVKEVVAAEQLMERALAYAEDIAANCAPSSIAVMKRQLYADAGLPMVETSDKAEKLMHESMTRPDFLEGITAFFEKRSPNFPPLSAQSTKD; encoded by the coding sequence ATGAGCGTCGCCGATGGCGTTTCTGCTAGCGAAGCGCTCGAGCAATCGACAGCCGAACCGGCATCCCCGCCCGCCGTCTTGTACGAGGTGCGCGACTCCGGCGTGGCCGTGCTGACTTTCAACCGGCCCGAGCGGATGAACGCCTGGGGCGGCGCGTTGGCCGCCGGCTTCTACTCCTATATCGAGCGGGCCGAGGCCGATCCCCGGGTGCGGGTCATCGTGATGACGGGGACGGGCCGCGCGTTCTGCGCCGGCGCGGACATGGGCGGGTTGGACACCATCTCCGCGACCACCGTCGACTCCGCCAGCAAGACCGACGTCAGCGCATTGGTGGCGGGCAAGCATCCGTACTTTCTGACGCAGGTGTCGAAGCCCGTCATCGCCGCGATCAACGGGGCGGTCGCCGGGATGGGACTGTCGCAGGCGCTGATGGCCGATGTGCGGTTCGCCGCCGCGGGCGCCAAGTTCACGACGTCGTTCGCGCGTCGTGGACTGATCGCCGAGTACGGCATCTCCTGGATCCTGCCGCGGTTGGTCGGTTGGGGAACGGCGGTCGATCTGTTGATCAGCGGCCGCACCTTCCTCGCCGAGGAGGCCGCCGACCTGGGTCTGGTCAAGGAAGTGGTCGCCGCCGAGCAGCTCATGGAGCGGGCGTTGGCCTACGCCGAGGACATCGCCGCCAACTGCGCACCCAGCTCGATTGCGGTCATGAAGCGGCAGCTGTATGCCGATGCGGGGCTGCCGATGGTCGAAACCAGCGACAAGGCCGAGAAGCTCATGCACGAATCGATGACGCGGCCCGACTTCCTGGAGGGCATCACCGCATTCTTCGAGAAGCGATCTCCCAATTTTCCGCCGCTGAGCGCGCAAAGCACCAAGGATTGA